A DNA window from Paralichthys olivaceus isolate ysfri-2021 chromosome 11, ASM2471397v2, whole genome shotgun sequence contains the following coding sequences:
- the dlc gene encoding delta-like protein C: MARVFLCGLALLVSAQVALSSGVFELKIDSFTSSRGLCPSQSRGCHIFFRVCLKHSRDLNNPCTYGTALTDILDADSKSISESAPVRVPFPFKWPENFSLIIEAWNAESSGLESTENQNNLISRMATRRHLTVGGEWSQDVHFGDQSELRYSYHVLCNEYYHGEACSSYCRPRNDTFGHFTCDERGNRRCLEGWSGEYCTDPICAAGCSTNGLCESPGECVCRQGWQGERCDECVRHPGCLHGTCQQPWQCNCKEGWGGLYCDQDLNYCTNHKPCQNDASCTNTGQGSYTCACRPGFTGKNCEIETNECDSNPCKNGGSCKDLVNDYSCACPQGFYGKNCEISAMTCADGPCFNGGTCVENVAGGYSCRCPAGYTGSNCEKRIDRCSSNPCANGAQCLDVGHRVMCRCRPGFTGSRCEINIDDCASNPCRNAGTCVDGINDFTCTCTLGFTSKDCSMRSSPCDHFPCDNGGTCYTHFSGPVCQCPHGFMGARCEYSVKTTPTTKPTVNSDSSPALVAAVTLGLVTLALLLCAAVHILRQLRRGRELAAISRSVKNDLEAVNNRNAVIGGVGPNNGSLPGAPLGSLREKEAFLIPGGHIKVSNKDAALVEKGSDNMAMFKNKMADCNLANEEQRLSKNKFDLKKCDSSIIMPSLTFAKDSVYHPVFIIPEQMEQCVFATEV, translated from the exons ATGGCGCGTGTGTTCCTGTGCGGTCTCGCGCTGCTTGTTTCAGCTCAGGTG gcTCTCTCCTCCGGGGTCTTCGAGCTGAAGATCGACTCCTTCACCAGCTCCCGCGGCCTCTGTCCCTCTCAGTCCCGGGGCTGCCACATCTTTTTCCGCGTGTGTCTGAAGCACTCGCGGGACCTCAACAACCCGTGCACGTACGGCACCGCGCTCACTGACATCCTCGACGCCGACTCCAAATCCATCTCCGAGAGCGCGCCCGTCAGGGTTCCCTTCCCGTTCAAGTGGCCG GAAAATTTCTCTCTGATCATCGAAGCCTGGAACGCAGAATCTTCAGGTCTGGAGTCCACAG AGAACCAGAACAACCTCATCAGCCGGATGGCGACCAGACGCCACCTCACCGTCGGAGGGGAGTGGTCCCAGGACGTTCACTTTGGAGACCAGAGCGAGCTCCGCTACTCTTACCACGTACTGTGCAACGAGTACTACCACGGCGAGGCCTGCTCCTCCTACTGCCGCCCCCGAAACGACACCTTCGGCCACTTCACCTGCGACGAGAGGGGGAACCGGCGCTGCCTGGAGGGCTGGAGCGGCGAGTACTGCACTGATC CCATCTGTGCGGCGGGGTGCAGTACGAACGGTTTGTGCGAGTCTCCCGGGGAGTGTGTGTGCCGGCAGGGCTGGCAGGGCGAGCGCTGCGATGAGTGCGTCCGACACCCGGGCTGCCTCCACGGGACCTGCCAACAGCCGTGGCAGTGCAACTGCAAGGAAGGCTGGGGGGGCCTGTACTGTGACCAAG aCCTGAACTACTGCACCAACCACAAGCCGTGTCAGAACGACGCCTCGTGCACCAACACGGGTCAGGGCAGCTACACCTGCGCCTGCCGCCCCGGCTTCACCGGCAAAAACTGCGAGATCGAGACCAACGAGTGCGACAGCAATCCCTGCAAAAACGGCGGCAGCTGCAAA GATTTGGTGAACGATTATTCGTGCGCGTGCCCTCAGGGCTTCTACGGGAAGAACTGTGAGATCAGCGCCATGACGTGCGCAGACGGGCCGTGCTTTAACGGAGGGACCTGCGTGGAGAACGTTGCCGGTGGCTACAGCTGCCGCTGCCCTGCCGGCTACACCGGCTCCAACTGTGAGAAGAGAATCGATAGATGCAGCAGCAACCCCTGCGCTAATG GCGCTCAGTGTCTCGACGTCGGTCACCGCGTCATGTGCCGCTGTCGTCCAGGCTTCACAGGATCTCGCTGCGAAATCAACATCGACGACTGCGCCAGCAACCCCTGCCGCAACGCTGGCACCTGCGTGGATGGCATCAATGACTTCACCTGCACGTGCACGCTCGGCTTCACCAGTAAGGACTGCTCCATGCGCTCCAGCCCCTGTGACCATTTCCCCTGCGACAACGGTGGCACGTGTTACACCCACTTCTCGGGCCCGGTGTGCCAGTGTCCGCATGGCTTCATGGGCGCCCGGTGCGAGTACTCTGTGAAGACCACACCCACCACGAAGCCAACCGTCAACAGCGATTCCTCTCCTGCGCTTGTTGCCGCGGTCACCCTCGGCCTGGTGACGCtagctctgctgctgtgtgctgcCGTCCACATTCTGCGACAGCTACGTCGTGGCAGGGAGCTGGCGGCCATTTCCAGATCGGTGAAGAACGACCTGGAGGCAGTAAACAACCGCAACGCAGTGATCGGTGGGGTCGGACCTAATAATGGGAGCTTACCTGGAGCACCGCTGGGCAGCCTGAGGGAGAAGGAGGCCTTCCTCATCCCCGGAGGACATATCAAAGTATCCAATAAGGACGCAGCGCTGGTGGAGAAGGGCAGCGACAACATGGCcatgtttaaaaacaagatGGCGGACTGTAACCTGGCGAATGAGGAGCAGCGTCTCAGCAAGAACAAGTTCGACCT tAAGAAGTGCGACTCGTCCATCATCATGCCCTCCCTCACTTTTGCAAAGGACAGTGTGTATCACCCAGTGTTCATCATTCCAGAGCAGatggagcagtgtgtgtttgctacTGAG GTTTGA